The genomic region ctagtttttcacggctcaaccgtttaaccgattttgacgaaatttggtaggtacctacagagatagcttacctcccggggaaggatataggctactttttatcccggaaaattgaaatgttcccacaggattttaaaaaagctcaatccacgcggacgaagtcgcgggcatcatctagtttattataatagggATTCCAGATACAAACAGCATAATATTCAAGTTGTGAGCGAACCAGTGATTTATACAactacaagatgatgcccgcgacatcgtccgcgtggatttaggttttcagaaatcccgtgggatctctttaattttccgggataaaagtagcctatgtccttccccgggatataagctaactctttaccaaatttcatcaaaatcggttgaacggttgggccgtgaaaagctagcagacagacagacacactttcgcatttattagtatggattgtatgaGATAAAAATCTTTCAAAGTACCACCACGTTTCATAGATATAAGCAATCAAACTTGTACTAGTGGCTAGACTGTTGTACTGATGACACCACCACATGActgagactgcgaccaaattggtacaatttgcaagattcttaggggtgtgattgactgctctgaactacacaacaagctctgctgcgtttatgcaccctctaattacagttatctccgccaccgctccaaatttttcgtaagtccgtttagtcgctcGGTAGCGCGTTccgtcacccataccgcgcactttggctgcgctcaacgcactgctggaggagtcccctcgctgtgacatatttgctgacaaatgggctgacctcatgggtcagatcttgcacttttgtgaaaatttataattttgctttttaaaatttataattttaagttgttaatttttgtaagtatgtttatgttagtttgtactcgtattttaattagtgtaattggctttatggccgttctaattaaataataaataaataataataataataaatgacacCACCACATGACACCACCACATGACAccactagtaggtacctatactttgaTAGCTAatatctcggaaacgtgacacgttggaagattttgtctaatacaataagtacttatttgtattgatggtagctattgattaatatattataggttACATGCGTAGGCAGTTATAGGCTGCAATTTTCGGgagcgggcggcgcggcggagtCTAACATTCCCTGAAGTCTACTTGGAGCACATGAGtagaatatctactcgtgtgttgaAAAGCATGCTTGAATAATGGAGTGAGCTCAGCTGACTAGAGTAATGCGGTGGGGCGTAGAGCGTAGAGCAGAATATTCTAAGACAGATGAAGAAGAGGTACTtacagcacacgagtagatatcctaCTCTGTGCTTACAGTAcacggctgaaagtaatgtacatcggtctttagaaggagatagcagatttgtacagTGCTATCCCtattgttgagaccgacaaaacgtcacataagccgaaatgtcattttaaagcaTTCAATTATAATGTACTAACGTATACATCATAACTCAATGTTCTAAAGGCCAAAGTAAGCggtcaaaagtgatgaacatcggcctttagaatgacatttcatagGTATTTGTAgagtttctgtcactcatacccatatgacgctttgtcggtcttaacgactgagacagtgctctacaaatctgccgtctccttctaaagatcgatgttcatcacttttggtcgcgtactgtactacctATTTTCAACACTGTAAAATAATAGCCTCTTGCGTTCTGAAGGTGTTTGCGCGGCTTGCACTGTATTTGAATCATAAAGCGGTGTGCCATCACCTTAAAAATTTGCCGCTTGTACCTATAAAAAGATGGCTCCAACAGAAcatcaattaattaaattaagaacACAAGTGCTCACAGATGGCTTGCGTCGAATTCACCGTCAATGGGAAAAAATGCAGAGGTATGTAATTTGAgttgactttattttattagactTCACTGTTACTTAGTATAAAGCTTCTGtgacttaaatatttttatactggAGGTACCAGGTATAATCCGGGGTacctaatttataatttcttaatgcAAATTCAATCTACGGCGGACAGCACTTGTAGTCTTGTTAAAGTAGGCTACAATAATTAGGTACAACGCatgaaatacatttttatttttaaattttaaacaataggttttcgtaatttgtattttttttttatttatttatttattcatattaattttacagagtttcctacatatctatcaaTAATTAAGAAtgaattctataaaataaacttaaatctaaattaaaactaaaaaaaacctcATCGAGAACACCGCAGCGAGgctgtacccaagatgctggcagcattgaCAAATTGTAATcattaggtaggttaggtaggtatacttatctaAGTGCCTaataatcttctataatataaaatgaatcattaaatgtgttgctcatcgcaaatctcgagaacagctgaaccgatttcgctaaacctttttttataatattcattgaagtacgaggatggttcttacggagagaaaaatttaaaaaattgtaagtattaaaaaaataaaaaatctactgttaggcggtacgaagttcgccgggtcagctagttaaaaataaaaacaaccttACTTAtctattataagtacctacctagatatttattttattaaaatccatCACAAAAATGATTTGCATGCCGGTCTTTTGTCGtgatttcaatttaatttgtCGCGGTAATCATACAAATGTACCCCATGGTAATCATTAAGTTCTTAAGAGTCCGTACACATGTTTATTTTAAGGGGATGGTTTATTAAACGGCTTTTTTGGTGCGGATAGGTTTACAATAGGGAAgaagattataataattgtcgtaGCTTGGTAGGTAGGTTATCCGATATAGCAAATGAAAGGTTTGTTGAAATGATATGCCTACCTAAGTTAAAATGTCAGGTTTGttagaaattaattattattgaattgaTGTGCTTTTTCCAAAATTCGTTAATTTTAACTGCTGTATGTTCTAGTGGACAGCTCCCTCCACCGGGATACGACCCTCAATGCCTACCTCAGGTACCACTTAGGTCTCCCCGGAACAAAATCCATGTGCAGAATAGGAATATGTGGGGCGTGTATTGTGAATGTAACTGCACAGAGAGAGACCAGTGGCACAGTTGAGACATTTTCCGTGAATtctgtaagtacttaattattattaggtatctacTACATAATATGATAACTATCACATAATACTAGCGGACATGCTAAATGCTACGGAGCGGAGTGGGTTCGATCCTGAGCACGtggctctaacttttcggagttatgtgcgttttaagcactcAATAAGGTATCATTTGCCTTAACGGGGTTCCATGTTGGGACCATTTTACTAATGTTTGAACGCAGTTTCTACAGGTATTCCCTGAAACTTACCAGTCATTTTCGTAAACCTattaacaaataacaatgtcAGTTATAGGTTCGTTGGCTTTTTCACTGATTCTGTTTACCTTGCATACTCCAGACCATACTGATTATGTGTGATGGTTTATCATCTAGTGCCTGGTGCTTGTATTCTCCTGCCACGGATGGAACATCACCACCATAGAGGGCGTCGGCAACAGACTGAAGGGCTACAGTGAAATTCAGAAACGCGTAGCAGCTTTTAATGCAACCCAGTGTGGATATTGTACACCTGGTTGGGTTATGCATTTAAACAGGTAAGATTTTAGATTTATGTTGAAAcgacgtacctacctagcagtggcgtgcacagggtttgaagccagggtaggcactagttaagtaggagcctgttttactggcaggtcattatgaaaaatatgcattgagctattcaactggggtaagcagtgcatttatgcctctatgacctgcacgccactgctacctaggtagtatgtaggtacatacataaatgAAATGTATGGGTAATTCAAGGAAGTCACTTACTTTTTAAATATGGCGTTTAGATCCCCTGGCAacacttataagtcccgcaaattgctattgcgctggaaccatgtctcattaacatcgaaatgacgtcattttgacgtcagccgaaataaaaatatacctaccatcagctcgaaacttcagtctagtgctgctgtcactaaaatggcggccacgcgcataagtaatttgcgggacgttatacctacctaattaaaaaatgttatataaaagaataatGTAGCAGATGGATTATTTACATAACATAACAATTGAAAGAAATGAAACAACATATGCGGATTATCATGGTCTGAGGAATGTTTGAACAAGTACAAAATAAAGAAACTACAATAACTTTTGATAGGTAACTAACTACATATACTTAccagtaaaattattttataagataccttttttacctaggtacctattattttaacaaaatattttactaattaAGATGCTTAATTTTTTCTAACTCACAGTCTCGCTGACAAGGGCCTTAATATGGTTGAGTTAGAGAATTCCTTCGGGTGCAATACGTGTCGCTGTACAGGTTACAGGCCTATTCTAGACACAATTAAGTCATTCGCAATAGACGCCAGTCCTGCACTCTGCAAAAAAGTTGAAGAAATAGAAGAGCTTACAACTGGCTTTAACGACAAAGCCAAAATATGCGACCGAAAATGTTCGACATGCAGCGATGGTGACTGGAGTTTAATAAACGATACAAATAAATGTAGACCAATCATAATGTGTTCTGGAAAATGTTCGACAAGCAGCGATGGTGACTGGAGTTTAATTAACGATACAAATAAACGTAGTCCAATCATTATGCGTTCTGGAGATGGAGAAACAATGTTTATGAAGGTCTTTGAAGAGGATCAGATATTTGATATGATTAATACTTGTGGTACAAAACCCTATATGCTAATTGATGGAAATACTGGAAAAGGTATGAGTAACCCaaatcactacacctattataaatgcgagtgtgttaatttattggtttgttgctttgtccttcaatcacctcgcaacGAAGCTACGgattgaggtgattttttgcatgtgtgtAGTTAAAAacatggaaagtgacataggttactttttatcctggaaaatcaaagagatcctacgggattttcaaaaacctaaatccacgcggacgaagtcgtgggcatcagctagtatttgatATATTTTTGATCCATTTAGCTTCACCAGGTTATTTTAAGACCATAAACTTCTAAAAGATGTTCAAAATTACTTTTAGCATAACTCAATTTTGAATATGGGGGTCATTGTGGTGATGTCAGACGTCCATATTTTGATCACAGAAAACAAACATTTGAAATTTCAAATTAAACGGTCCAGTAGATTTGGAGTAAATTGGCTGTGACAGATGAATAGACAGGCAGACATGCGAGTGATCCTGTAGCGATGCCGTTTTTTTATTCGGacgtacagaaccctaaaataataaattattgtaaaccCAGGATGCATGATAGATATTGTAAAATGAAAGGTACCTACAGATAACAATAGGTAATAATCTACATTACTAACTTGTtttactaatctatatatataaaattcaaagtcctgactgactgactgacatagatatcaacgcacagcctaaaccgctggtcctaaagacatgaaatttggagggtctattctttgtacagagtaggtatcccctaagaaaggatttttcgaaattccacccctaagtgggttaaatgggggatggaagtttgtatgaaagtcggtcatttttcaagttatttgcatgaaaattggtatttgggttttcggttacaaatgaagacatatgtgtttcagaattttttgaaaatttgtccataagggtggtaaaataggggatgtaagtttgtatgggaaagttgtttctgaaaaaaaaaatgccatttgtttcctgtaggccacgcgggcgaagccgcgggcagaagctagtttaggtataaatgtgaaagtttgcaGGTTTAGTACTCACTCCTTCACGGCACAATGACTATGAAGATAGCTTATATACCCCGAATGAACGCAacgcataggctactttttatacttacttaaaatcaaagaattcccgcgaGATTTGTAAAAAACTTATGCCCACGCTATCCGCACGGACGAGGTATCATCTATTTATAgtttataatttctttttgcaggacttataaaaGATTTTGAGTATCCAGTAGCTATAATTGATATATCTGACACACCATCCCTAAAGTGCTATCACTATGACCAAAATCTAGTTTTAGGAGCAAACGTTTCACTACAAGATTGTTTGGAAATATTCAAACAGGCCGCATTAACAATGGATGGATTTGCGTATTTAGAAGAATTTGCTAAGCATTTTGATTTGGTTGCACAAATGCCAGTAAGAAAGGTACAGTTATGAACTAATTCTCTTAtaaaactctttcatttttctgAACTGTTACAAAGCCTTCCTTTTTAAAATGTCTTTAAAAAGTAAGAATTTCTAACAGTTTAATTTGGTCATTTCAGTTGGGATCATTGGCAGGAAACATTATGCTGAAGCACAAGAACCCTGCTTATCAATCTGACGTGTTTCTACTATTCGAAGCCATAGGGGCCACGACTACAATACGTAAGCTCTATTTAATTCCTTGTCCGATCAATTGGTAAATTGCGAGTAGATacgttatataatattatggagattTCTGCAGGTACCTACACAACGAACAATATGGCTAACATTATATTTAATTTCAGGTGACGAGAATGGCATAAAAACTTGCTATTCTATGGCATATTTTCTCCAAATTGATATGCACCGTAAATTGATCGTGAGTTTTCAATTACCACCGGAAGATTCCCTTCATAAATTCAGAAGCTATAAGGTAATCATATAAATTTATTTGTTATGAATTTACAACAGAAATGAAGAACAgaattagtataataataaattattaaattttgttcTAGATAATGCCAAGAAGTCAAAATGCTTTAGCCATAGTTAATGCTGCGTTTAGTGTTAAATTTGACATCGATAATCGTATTGACTCAATAAGTATCGTGTATGGTAACATTTCTCCTGATTTCATCCACGCTGCCCAAACTGAAGCATATTTGAGAGGAAAGAATCTATTTCACAACCAAGTGTTGCAAGGAGCAATTAATGTGTTAAATAAGGAAATCATACCAATAGACAGTCCTCCGGAACCATCCCCGTGGGCAAGAAAGAAGTTGGCAATAAATCTATTTTACAAGGTATTTTTACTAAGTATGTATTAGcgtagtacctacttttatatgAATATTCCGTGGTAttagtaaagtaggtaccaGCTGAGCTACCTACTAACATGTACTTAGTTTGTATTGATACGTATTATAGTAGTAGTACGTTTAGTtgttattacataaattattattttcaaatgcaAATTCTCGTCACTaggcataatttgtattttctttcAGTTTGTTCTTAGCATTACTCCAGATGGTACGATTTCTCCACGGTACCAAACTGGTGGTGAGTTAATCTTCCGCCCTTTATCTAGCGGAATACAGAGTTACCAAACAGATCCCTCACTGTATCCTCTAAATAAACCTGTACAGAAACTAGAGGCTTTATTACAAAGTTCGGGAGAGGCTCAATTCGTTAATGATATACCACCGATGCTGAACGAAGTATTCGGTGCATTTGTATTATCTACAGTCTGTAACGGTGATGTAGACGAAATTGATGTCGCACATGCACTGGTAagcttatataatattacttatacatCTAATTTGTCTCattaatataaaactaaaatgaacgAGTTTCCTAATTTCAGAAATTAGATGGTGTATTGGGTTTGTATACTGCCAAAGATATACCAGGAGTAAACTCTTTCACCGTTCCCGGTATACAACTCGAAACTGAAAATGAGGAGATATTGGTCGAAAAGGTTAAACACTATGGACAACCGGTAGCAATAGTAGTTGCCATTAGTCAAGACTTAGCTATAAATGCAGCTAAAATTGTTAAAGTAACGTACAAAAATGTGCGAAATACACCACCAATTTTAACTATAAATCAAGCTAAAAAATTCAGCGATAGAATAAAGTCAGGACCTACCATTGAGCCAAAAGGCAGAGGAagtaatgtta from Maniola hyperantus chromosome 16, iAphHyp1.2, whole genome shotgun sequence harbors:
- the LOC117989331 gene encoding uncharacterized protein, whose product is MACVEFTVNGKKCRVDSSLHRDTTLNAYLRYHLGLPGTKSMCRIGICGACIVNVTAQRETSGTVETFSVNSCLVLVFSCHGWNITTIEGVGNRLKGYSEIQKRVAAFNATQCGYCTPGWVMHLNSLADKGLNMVELENSFGCNTCRCTGYRPILDTIKSFAIDASPALCKKVEEIEELTTGFNDKAKICDRKCSTCSDGDWSLINDTNKCRPIIMCSGKCSTSSDGDWSLINDTNKRSPIIMRSGDGETMFMKVFEEDQIFDMINTCGTKPYMLIDGNTGKGLIKDFEYPVAIIDISDTPSLKCYHYDQNLVLGANVSLQDCLEIFKQAALTMDGFAYLEEFAKHFDLVAQMPVRKLGSLAGNIMLKHKNPAYQSDVFLLFEAIGATTTIRDENGIKTCYSMAYFLQIDMHRKLIVSFQLPPEDSLHKFRSYKIMPRSQNALAIVNAAFSVKFDIDNRIDSISIVYGNISPDFIHAAQTEAYLRGKNLFHNQVLQGAINVLNKEIIPIDSPPEPSPWARKKLAINLFYKFVLSITPDGTISPRYQTGGELIFRPLSSGIQSYQTDPSLYPLNKPVQKLEALLQSSGEAQFVNDIPPMLNEVFGAFVLSTVCNGDVDEIDVAHALKLDGVLGLYTAKDIPGVNSFTVPGIQLETENEEILVEKVKHYGQPVAIVVAISQDLAINAAKIVKVTYKNVRNTPPILTINQAKKFSDRIKSGPTIEPKGRGSNVKKIIKGVFEAKSQYPYYMEPLTCVAVPVDKGLEVYDATQWMDLTQIAVARCLNMSESDVHVKVRRIGGGFGGKISRNALVACACAVVARGMDRPCRFILPLETNIVIAGGRLPVECEYEVGVDDDGVIQYLNASITEDAGCSHNENILSFVAGAFKSCYNTEYFSLKTYAVLTDLTSNSYVRAPGTIEGVMSIENIMEHIGFALKKDPIDIRLANMRKDDNDLPELIKALKIQADYENRLKEIETFNKNNRWMKKTLKVNTMFYPVQYYGNYTALVSVYRGDGTVTITTGGIEMGQGVNTKAAQVCAYELGIPLEEVSVIPNYSFVAANNVFSGSSIVSECICYSVIKACNILKERLKPIKEQLGNPTWMELIQKAGEEEMDLSARYMMSDSEPDLHNYSAFAVTILEVQLDVLCGKFQINRCDILEDVGLSANPNIDIGQIEGAYVQGLSYLTFEHFVYDKKTGKKLTNSALLYEVYLGKDIPVDFRVHLRYNSKNTKGVLGSKAVGEMGICSSPGIVYALRQCILETRKESGHDPNEWFDLDIPVTSESILKAQDSKLEELQLL